One genomic window of Gemmatimonadaceae bacterium includes the following:
- a CDS encoding Gfo/Idh/MocA family oxidoreductase — protein sequence MSRPEKVRVGVLGAGAWARFAHLPGYVRDPRCELVAIADPVVERAREFATEFGIPHVYDSHEALIARDDLHLIDVCTPSATHFELAMAALHAGKHVLCEKPVAYDFQETRRAAALARAKGLKTKLGFTFRYSPAMQYMKELIDDGFVGTTFIFNGYEQNSQWLDPQNPLRQVDHEADPSVIQVSSLEGYGAPIMDLGHLFMGSRFKAVVGTMKNFIPERMVRATGTMMRMNIDDGDIFIGEFDSGAIGSIQTSFVTVGNYPGLEARVYGSKGALICRLVEENGVCESLKAATGDQVEFRELEVPARFYPPGGSKAESWRSLFYANLVHSFISEILSDGVENEGNFEDGAHVQELINAVEQSFRERRWVSIPLAVGTDS from the coding sequence ATGAGTCGTCCGGAGAAGGTTCGAGTTGGCGTGCTGGGTGCCGGCGCGTGGGCGCGCTTCGCGCACCTGCCGGGATACGTGCGCGACCCCCGCTGCGAGTTGGTGGCCATTGCCGATCCGGTGGTTGAGCGGGCCCGGGAGTTTGCCACGGAGTTTGGCATTCCCCATGTGTACGACTCGCACGAGGCACTGATCGCGCGCGACGACCTTCATCTCATTGATGTGTGCACGCCCAGCGCCACACACTTTGAACTGGCCATGGCGGCCTTGCACGCCGGAAAGCACGTGCTGTGTGAAAAGCCGGTGGCCTATGACTTTCAGGAAACGCGCCGCGCCGCCGCGCTGGCCCGCGCGAAAGGGCTCAAGACCAAGCTGGGGTTCACGTTTCGCTACAGTCCGGCCATGCAGTACATGAAGGAACTCATCGACGACGGTTTCGTGGGCACGACGTTCATCTTCAACGGCTACGAGCAGAATTCGCAGTGGCTGGATCCGCAGAATCCACTGCGCCAGGTGGATCACGAAGCCGATCCGTCCGTCATTCAGGTTTCGTCACTGGAAGGCTATGGCGCGCCAATCATGGATCTGGGACACCTGTTCATGGGCAGTCGCTTCAAGGCCGTAGTGGGGACGATGAAAAACTTCATCCCCGAGCGCATGGTGCGTGCCACGGGCACCATGATGCGCATGAACATTGACGATGGCGACATATTCATTGGTGAGTTCGACAGCGGCGCAATCGGCTCCATCCAGACCAGCTTCGTCACGGTGGGAAATTATCCGGGACTTGAAGCGCGCGTGTATGGCAGCAAGGGCGCGCTGATCTGCCGCCTGGTGGAAGAGAACGGCGTGTGCGAGTCGCTCAAGGCCGCGACCGGCGATCAGGTGGAGTTCCGTGAGCTTGAGGTGCCGGCACGATTCTATCCACCCGGCGGTTCCAAAGCGGAATCGTGGCGTTCGTTGTTCTACGCGAATCTGGTGCACTCGTTCATCTCCGAGATCCTGAGTGATGGCGTGGAGAATGAGGGCAATTTCGAGGACGGTGCGCACGTGCAGGAATTGATCAACGCGGTGGAACAGTCGTTCCGGGAACGGCGCTGGGTGTCGATCCCGTTGGCTGTGGGAACCGACTCCTGA